The following are from one region of the Salvia hispanica cultivar TCC Black 2014 chromosome 1, UniMelb_Shisp_WGS_1.0, whole genome shotgun sequence genome:
- the LOC125201884 gene encoding myb-related protein 308-like, with translation MGRSPCCEKAHTNKGAWTKEEDDRLVAYIRAHGEGCWRSLPKAAGLLRCGKSCRLRWINYLRPDLKRGNFSQQEDELIIKLHSLLGNKWSLIAGRLPGRTDNEIKNYWNTHIRRKLVSRGIDPTTHRPMNEASASQQSKEESSEKCPDLNLDLRISPPHQQQKQEAFKMGTSSSTLCFACSLGIQNSKDCSCTNATNSRYDFLSGVLDCRRLEMK, from the exons ATGGGAAGGTCTCCTTGCTGTGAGAAGGCTCACACAAACAAAGGCGCATGGACTAAAGAAGAAGACGATCGGCTCGTGGCCTACATCCGCGCCCACGGCGAGGGCTGCTGGCGCTCCCTCCCCAAGGCTGCCGGCCTCCTCCGCTGCGGCAAGAGCTGCCGCCTCCGCTGGATCAACTACCTCCGCCCCGATCTCAAGAGGGGCAACTTCTCCCAACAAGAAGACGAACTCATCATCAAACTTCACAGCCTTCTCGGCAACAA GTGGTCTCTTATAGCGGGGAGGTTGCCAGGGCGGACAGACAACGAGATCAAGAACTACTGGAACACGCACATCAGAAGAAAGCTCGTGAGCCGAGGAATTGATCCGACGACGCATCGCCCCATGAATGAGGCTTCAGCATCTCAACAAAGCAAAGAAGAGAGTAGTGAAAAGTGCCCAGATTTGAATCTTGATCTGAGAATCAGCCCTCCACATCAGCAGCAGAAGCAAGAAGCCTTCAAAATGGGCACGAGTAGTAGTACCTTGTGCTTCGCTTGTAGTCTCGGCATCCAAAATAGCAAAGATTGCAGCTGCACAAATGCTACTAATTCTcgatatgattttttatctGGAGTTTTGGATTGTAGAAGATTGGAGATGAAATGA